From the genome of Camarhynchus parvulus chromosome 8, STF_HiC, whole genome shotgun sequence, one region includes:
- the CACHD1 gene encoding VWFA and cache domain-containing protein 1 isoform X2 produces MMEFDGNFNTNVSRTISCDRLSTTVNSRAFNPGRDLNSVLADNLKSNPGIKWQYFSSEEGIFTVFPAHKFRCKGSYEHRSRPVYVSTVRPQSKHIVVIVDHGASVTETQLQIAKDAAQVILSSIDEHDKISVLTVADAVRTCSLDQCYKTFLSPATSETKRKMSTFVSSIKASDSSTQHALGFQKAFQLLRNTNNGTRLQGNTDMVIIYLSAGITSKESSEDDKKATLRVINEENSFLNNSVMILTYALMNEGVTGLKELAFLRDLAEQNSAKYGVPDRSALPVTKGSMMVLNQLSNLETTVGRFYTNLPNRMIDEAVFSLPFSDEMGDGLIMTVSKPCYFGNLLLGIVGVDVNLAYILEDVTYYQDSLGSYTFLIDNKGYTLMHPSLTRPYLLSEPPLHTDIIHYENIPKFELVRQNILSIPLGSQIITVPVNSSLSWHVNKLREIGKEAYNVSYAWKMVQDTSFILCVVVIQPEIPVKQLKNLNTVPSSKLLYHRLDLLGQPNACLHFKQLATLESPTVMLSAGSFSSPYEHLSQPETKRMVEHYTAYLSDNTRLIANPGLKFSVRNEVMATSHGTDEWMTQMEISGLNSYIVRRYIATPNGVLRIYPGSLMDKAFDPTRRQWYLHAVANPGLITFTGPYLDVGGAGYVVTISHTVHSSSAQMSSGHSVAVMGIDFTLRYFYKVLMDLLPVCNQDGGNKIRCFIMEDRGYLVAHPTLIDPKGHAPVEQQHITHKEPLVANDILNHPNFVKKNLCNSFSDRTVQRFYKFNTSLVGDLTNLVHGSHCSKYRLTRIPGTNAFVGIVNETCDSLAFCACSMVDRLCLNCHRMEQNECECPCECPLEVNECTGNLTNAESRNPSCEVHQEPMTFTAIDPSLQDALPQCINTQCNQRTESGDCFGVLDCEWCMVDSDGKTHLDKSYCAPQKECFGGIVGAKSPYVDDLGAIGDEVITLNMIKSAPVGPVAGGIMGCIMVLVLAVYAYRHQIHRRSHQHMSPLAAQEMSVRMSNLENDRDERDDDSHEDRGIISNTRFIAAVIERHAHSPARRRRYWGRSGTESDHGYSTMSPQEDSENPPCNNDPLSAGVDVGTHDEDLELDTPPQTAALLSHKFHHYRLHHPTLHHSHHLQAAVTVHTVDAEC; encoded by the exons TCCTTGCTGACAACCTGAAGTCTAACCCAGGGATCAAGTGGCAATATTTCAGCTCAGAAGAAGGGATTTTCACCGTGTTCCCAGCCCACAAGTTCCGGTGCAAGGGCAGCTACGAACACCGCAGCAG GCCCGTCTACGTCTCCACCGTTCGCCCTCAGTCCAAGCACATCGTGGTGATCGTGGACCACGGGGCCTCTGTCACAGAGACACAGCTCCAGATTGCCAAGGATGCTGCTCAGGTCATCCTCAGCTCCATAGATGAGCACGACAAG ATCTCGGTGCTGACGGTGGCGGACGCGGTGCGCACGTGCTCCCTGGACCAGTGCTACAAGACCTTCCTGTCCCCTGCCACCAGCGAGACCAAGAGGAAGATGTCCACCTTCGTCAGCAGCATCAAGGCGTCCGACAGCTCCACGCAGCACGCCCTGGGCTTCCAGAAGGCTTTCCAGCTCCTGCGGAACACCAACAACGGCACCCGGCTCCAAGGAA ATACTGACATGGTCATCATTTATCTCTCGGCTGGGATCACATCAAAAGAGTCCTCAGAAGATGATAAAAAAGCCACTCTGCGTGTCATCAACGAAGAGAACAGCTTCCTCAATAACTCCGTGATGATCCTCACTTATGCCCTCATGAATG agggggTGACGGGGCTGAAGGAGCTGGCCTTCCTGCGGGACCTGGCTGAGCAGAACTCGGCCAAGTACGGCGTGCCCGACCGCAGCGCCCTGCCCGTCACCAAGGGCAGCATGATGGTCCTCAACCAGCTCAGCAACCTGGAGACCACCGTGGGCAGGTTCTACACCAACCTGCCCAACAGGATGATTGACGAGGCCGTGTTCAGCCTGCCCTTCTCGGATGAGATGGGGGATG GCCTGATAATGACTGTCAGTAAACCCTGCTACTTCGGGAACCTCCTGCTGGGAATTGTTGGAGTAGATGTCAACCTTGCCTATATCTTGGAAGATGTCACCTATTACCAGGATTCCTTGGGATCCTACACCTTCCTCATTGATAATAAAG ggTACACTCTGATGCACCCCTCCCTGACCAGGCCCTACCTGCTGTCTGAGCCTCCCCTGCACACGGACATCATCCACTACGAGAACATTCCCAAGTTCGAGCTGGTGCGCCAGAACATCCTCAG CATTCCCTTGGGCAGCCAGATCATCACAGTTCCTGTGAACTCCTCGCTGTCCTGGCACGTCAACAAGCTGAGGGAAATTGGGAAAGAAGCCTACAATGTCAGCTATGCCTGGAAAATG GTGCAGGACACATCCTTCATCCTGTGTGTGGTGGTGATCCAGCCAGAAATTCCCGTGAAGCAGCTGAAGAACCTCaacactgtccccagcagcaaGCTGCTCTACCACAGGCTGGACCTGCTGGGCCAGCCCAACGCCTGCCTGCACTTCAAGCAGCTGGCCACCCTGG AGAGCCCCACAGTGATGCTGTCTGCAGGCAGCTTCTCCTCCCCCTACGAGCACCTGAGCCAGCCCGAGACCAAGCGGATGGTGGAGCACTACACGGCCTACCTGAGCGACAACACGCGCCTCATCGCCAACCCCGGCCTcaag TTCTCTGTCAGGAATGAAGTAATGGCAACCAGTCACGGCACGGATGAATGGATGACCCAGATGGAGATCAGTGGCCTCAACAGTTACATTGTCAGGCGTTACATAGCAACCCCCAATGGGGTGCTGCGCATCTACCCCGGCTCCCTCATGGACAAAGCATTTGATCCCACCAGGAGACAATG GTACCTGCATGCAGTGGCCAATCCAGGACTAATCACCTTTACTGGGCCTTACCTGGACGTGGGAGGAGCTGGATATGTGGTGACCATCAGCCACACTGTCCATTCCTCCAG TGCTCAGATGTCCTCAGGACACTCCGTGGCTGTGATGGGCATCGACTTCACCCTCAGATATTTCTACAAAGTCCTCATGGACCTGCTGCCAGTTTGTAACCAAGATGGCGGGAACAAAAtcag GTGCTTCATCATGGAGGACAGGGGGTACCTGGTGGCACATCCAACCCTCATCGACCCCAAGGGCCACGCGCccgtggagcagcagcacatcacTCACAAG GAGCCTCTGGTAGCAAACGACATCCTGAACCACCCCAACTTTGTCAAGAAGAACCTCTGCAACAGCTTCAGCGACAGGACTGTGCAGCGCTTCTACAAGTTCAACACCAGCTTAGTG GGTGACCTGACCAACCTGGTGCACGGCAGTCACTGCTCCAAGTACAGGCTGACGAGGATCCCGGGCACCAACGCCTTCGTGGGCATCGTCAACGAGACGTGCGACTCGCTGGccttctgtgcctgcagcatgGTGGACAGGCTGTGCCTCAACTGCCACAG GATGGAACAGAACGAGTGTGAGTGTCCCTGTGAGTGCCCGCTGGAGGTGAACGAGTGCACTGGGAACCTGACCAACGCCGAGAGCAG GAATCCCAGCTGTGAGGTGCACCAGGAGCCGATGACTTTCACGGCCATCgatcccagcctgcaggatgCACTCCCCCAGTGCATCAACACCCAGTGCAACCAGAGGACAGAGAGTGG GGATTGCTTTGGAGTGCTGGACTGCGAGTGGTGCATGGTGGACAGCGATGGGAAGACCCACCTGGACAAGTCCTACTGTGCCCCTCAGAAGGAATGCTTTGGTGGCATCGTGGGAGCCAAGAGTCCCTATGTGGATGACCTGGGAGCAATAG GAGATGAGGTGATCACCCTGAACATGATCAAGAGTGCCCCGGTGGGCCCCGTGGCTGGGGGCATCATGGGCTGCATcatggtgctggtgctggccgTGTATGCGTACCGGCACCAGATCCACCGCCGCAGCCACCAGCACATGTCCCCgctggcagcacagg AAATGTCAGTGCGTATGTCCAACCTGGAAAACGACAGGGACGAGAGGGACGACGACAGCCATGAAGACAGAGGAATCA TCAGCAACACTCGGTTCATTGCCGCCGTCATCGAGCGCCACGCGCACAGccccgcgcgccgccgccgctaCTGGGGCCGCTCCGGCACCGAGAGTGACCACG GCTACAGCACCATGAGCCCCCAGGAGGACAGCGAGAACCCCCCCTGCAATAACGACCCTCTCTCGGCTGGCGTGGACGTGGGGACCCACGACGAGGACCTGGAGCTGGACACGCCCCCGCAGACGGCAGCGCTGCTGAGCCACAAATTCCACCACTACCGGCTGCACCACCCCACCCTGCACCACAGCCACCACCTGCAGGCCGCTGTCACCGTGCACACCGTGGATGCCGAGTGCTGA